The following coding sequences lie in one Bacteroidota bacterium genomic window:
- a CDS encoding ABC transporter permease has protein sequence MNISFWFARKYFYSKKVRNVINLIARVSQIGITVGTMALVVVLSVFNGFEDVILSLYNSFDPSIRITPAEGKFFEVDSQRIEAIKQMDGVVYLTPVIEENALIKYKDNQTIATLKAINEEYFTHSGIDSMMIVGHAKLMTDKAYYSIPGSGVASKLGLSFFGFDEFLQIYYPQKGSPSSFVLNPNKAFRQKSIAMSGIFQVQQDFDEKFILIPLEFGQKLIGNTQYTSLDILLEDDDKMSSTKNKIADLLGPDYIVKDRFELHKWLYNIMKSEKLMVYLILSFILLIAGFNLIGSLLMLTLEKKKDMMILRSMGGEESLIRRIFFYEGLLLSITSAIGGIVLGLIFCFLQMKFGIIRISQGSTFILDAYPVSFRLMDFVWVFITVVILGFLSSYLPARAAWKNLSIKDLSK, from the coding sequence ATGAACATTTCCTTCTGGTTTGCAAGAAAGTATTTTTACTCTAAGAAAGTAAGGAATGTAATCAACCTGATTGCCAGAGTATCCCAAATTGGAATTACGGTTGGAACCATGGCTTTAGTTGTGGTTTTATCTGTCTTTAATGGGTTTGAAGATGTCATTCTCTCTTTATACAATTCATTTGATCCATCTATACGTATAACTCCAGCTGAGGGAAAATTCTTCGAAGTTGATAGCCAGCGAATTGAAGCTATTAAGCAAATGGATGGGGTTGTTTATCTAACACCTGTTATCGAAGAGAATGCATTAATCAAATACAAGGATAATCAGACCATTGCAACATTGAAAGCCATCAATGAAGAGTACTTTACCCATTCAGGAATAGATTCCATGATGATAGTAGGACATGCTAAACTGATGACGGATAAAGCTTATTATTCAATCCCTGGTTCAGGTGTAGCATCCAAACTGGGTTTGAGCTTCTTCGGTTTTGATGAATTTCTTCAGATCTATTATCCTCAAAAAGGAAGTCCTTCTTCCTTTGTTCTGAATCCAAATAAAGCATTCAGACAAAAGAGTATTGCCATGTCAGGTATTTTTCAAGTACAGCAAGATTTTGATGAGAAATTTATATTAATCCCGTTAGAATTTGGTCAGAAGCTTATTGGTAATACACAATATACCTCGCTTGATATTTTGTTGGAAGATGATGATAAAATGTCATCCACAAAAAATAAAATAGCAGATTTGCTTGGCCCTGATTATATTGTAAAAGATCGTTTTGAACTTCATAAATGGCTGTATAATATTATGAAGTCGGAGAAGTTAATGGTTTATCTAATTCTGTCTTTTATCTTATTAATTGCCGGTTTTAATTTAATTGGCTCGCTGCTCATGTTAACCCTTGAAAAGAAAAAAGACATGATGATATTGCGAAGTATGGGGGGCGAAGAAAGCTTAATCAGACGGATCTTTTTTTATGAGGGACTATTATTATCCATTACCAGTGCCATTGGTGGAATTGTTTTAGGACTGATCTTTTGTTTTCTGCAAATGAAATTTGGAATTATCCGAATTAGTCAGGGATCAACATTTATATTAGATGCGTATCCTGTTAGTTTTCGATTAATGGATTTTGTTTGGGTATTTATTACAGTGGTTATTTTAGGATTTCTATCTTCTTATTTACCAGCCCGCGCAGCTTGGAAGAACTTATCGATTAAAGATTTAAGTAAATAG